Proteins encoded by one window of uncultured Draconibacterium sp.:
- a CDS encoding TldD/PmbA family protein: protein MNYTELTNKLVSKALDLGADSAEVYLETVRNLSIQVLNGEIDTIEEAASAGVGFRVIVNGKSGFSHCNDFDEKSMEETLKMAIEFAKLTTPDENNVLSDNEGITEVEGLFDPEISSIPMEQKIDMALKLEKMTLEDARVSKSSGAAFGEAEGEVYIANSNGISKNYKSNGCSIGVSVVAEKGEQKNTGGEYCSRRFFKDLLSLDEIAKKAADDAAALIDPQMIPTQKAPVIIDPDAAGSLIRGIISALNGERVLQGASFLKDSMNKSFASPLLTIVDDGTRVKGMGSAPFDGEGVPTQKRVLVEKGVVKGFIYNTKAANRAGVASTGNATRRGFDGLPGIGTHNVYVEPGDKSPEEIIASTKKGLLVTQITGYGINAVNGNFSGGASGFWIENGKIKHPVKGVTIAGTADEILNAIDMMGNDLDLNKSFSVPTFRVKEMMIGGA from the coding sequence ATGAACTATACAGAATTAACAAATAAACTGGTTTCGAAAGCGCTCGATCTGGGAGCAGATTCGGCAGAAGTGTACCTGGAAACAGTTAGAAACCTCAGCATACAGGTTCTGAACGGAGAGATTGACACCATTGAAGAGGCAGCGTCTGCAGGAGTTGGCTTCCGTGTAATTGTTAACGGGAAAAGTGGTTTTAGTCATTGCAACGACTTTGACGAGAAATCAATGGAAGAAACATTGAAAATGGCTATTGAATTTGCCAAACTAACTACACCTGACGAAAACAATGTTCTTAGCGACAATGAGGGGATAACTGAGGTTGAAGGATTATTCGATCCGGAAATTAGTAGCATTCCCATGGAACAAAAAATCGATATGGCTCTGAAACTCGAAAAAATGACATTGGAAGATGCCAGAGTTTCAAAAAGTTCGGGGGCTGCATTTGGAGAGGCTGAAGGCGAAGTTTACATCGCAAATTCCAACGGAATATCTAAAAATTATAAATCGAATGGGTGCAGCATAGGAGTTAGCGTGGTTGCAGAAAAAGGAGAACAAAAAAATACAGGAGGCGAATACTGTTCACGCCGATTTTTTAAGGATCTCTTATCTTTGGATGAAATCGCAAAAAAAGCTGCTGATGACGCTGCAGCGTTAATCGACCCACAAATGATACCTACACAAAAAGCTCCGGTCATCATTGATCCAGATGCTGCCGGCTCGTTAATACGAGGTATCATAAGTGCTCTGAACGGAGAACGCGTTTTGCAGGGTGCCAGTTTCTTAAAAGACTCCATGAACAAGTCATTTGCCAGTCCTTTGTTAACTATTGTTGATGATGGAACCCGAGTTAAAGGCATGGGCAGCGCCCCTTTCGATGGAGAAGGCGTTCCGACTCAGAAACGTGTTTTGGTAGAGAAGGGTGTTGTTAAAGGATTTATTTACAATACAAAGGCTGCAAACCGGGCAGGCGTAGCGAGCACAGGAAATGCAACAAGAAGAGGATTTGATGGACTACCGGGAATTGGCACACATAACGTATATGTGGAACCCGGCGATAAAAGTCCTGAAGAAATTATCGCATCAACTAAAAAGGGATTGTTGGTAACCCAAATAACCGGTTACGGAATAAATGCTGTAAATGGTAATTTCAGCGGTGGCGCCAGTGGTTTCTGGATCGAAAACGGTAAAATTAAGCATCCGGTTAAAGGCGTAACCATTGCTGGAACTGCCGACGAAATATTAAATGCCATCGATATGATGGGCAACGATTTAGATTTGAATAAATCATTCTCTGTACCTACGTTCAGGGTGAAGGAAATGATGATAGGAGGCGCTTAA
- a CDS encoding TldD/PmbA family protein: protein MMKNYSVSDIPRRDFLKMSMKGGLLIATTPALLTSLNTCSPKAAMQQSGFGIDPALLKKVIAKALEKGGDFADVYLENRVSRQIVMEESKFNNGLYGISQGAGVRVISGNKTGYAYTDEITEEKLLRAAEVASYVARNSATTIPIDINKTDRKSFITVERPLEEIADSQRIEMIQRANDAAMSYNPVIKMASVDYYDEIRGRIIANSEGVYLQDENPLMFFIVQTMSDNGKARHMSRERLSKHSGFEMFDEFTPEQVAERAAREAVAMLDAEAAPAGMMDVVMMNGWGGVLVHEAVGHPLEADNIAKGIGAFTGKMGQKVASDVFTMVDDGSIPNARGTINYDDEGTQAQRNVLIEDGVLKGYMTDVLSAKQLGMERTGNGRRESFRNIPIPRMTNTFIDSGESDPTDILSSTKKGLYVQSLSGGSVNPVTGVFNFTCREAYLIENGKKTKPVKGATLIGSCLDVISNIDAVGNDLDFGPGICGKGQMAEVDAGQPTVRIRGINVGGSRS, encoded by the coding sequence ATGATGAAGAATTATTCTGTCAGCGACATACCGCGTCGCGATTTTCTGAAGATGAGTATGAAAGGAGGGCTTCTCATTGCCACCACACCTGCTCTTTTAACCAGTCTGAATACATGTAGCCCCAAAGCAGCAATGCAACAAAGTGGCTTCGGTATTGATCCTGCATTACTTAAAAAAGTTATTGCTAAAGCCCTGGAAAAGGGAGGTGATTTTGCTGATGTTTACCTGGAGAACCGGGTTTCGCGTCAGATCGTCATGGAGGAATCGAAGTTCAATAACGGACTCTATGGTATTAGCCAGGGAGCCGGTGTTCGCGTAATTTCGGGGAACAAAACTGGTTACGCTTACACCGATGAGATTACAGAAGAAAAATTATTGAGAGCTGCAGAAGTTGCTTCGTATGTGGCACGTAACAGCGCTACAACAATTCCTATAGACATTAATAAAACAGATAGAAAATCGTTCATTACTGTTGAGCGGCCTCTGGAGGAAATAGCCGATTCGCAGCGAATTGAGATGATTCAGCGTGCTAACGATGCAGCCATGAGCTATAATCCCGTAATAAAAATGGCATCGGTTGATTATTACGATGAAATCAGGGGCCGGATAATTGCCAACTCTGAAGGCGTTTATCTCCAGGATGAAAATCCGCTGATGTTCTTCATCGTACAAACCATGAGCGACAACGGTAAAGCACGCCACATGTCTCGGGAAAGATTAAGCAAACATTCGGGTTTTGAGATGTTCGACGAGTTCACGCCCGAACAGGTTGCCGAACGTGCAGCACGCGAAGCTGTTGCAATGCTTGATGCGGAAGCTGCTCCTGCCGGGATGATGGATGTTGTGATGATGAATGGATGGGGAGGCGTTCTGGTACACGAGGCTGTGGGACATCCGCTGGAAGCCGACAACATTGCTAAAGGCATTGGCGCGTTTACCGGTAAAATGGGACAAAAAGTAGCGAGCGATGTATTTACAATGGTTGACGACGGATCGATTCCAAATGCAAGGGGAACCATAAATTACGATGACGAAGGAACACAGGCACAACGAAATGTACTAATCGAAGATGGTGTTCTGAAAGGATACATGACCGATGTGTTAAGTGCAAAACAATTAGGCATGGAACGCACCGGCAACGGGCGAAGAGAATCGTTCCGAAATATTCCAATCCCGCGAATGACCAATACCTTCATCGATTCCGGAGAAAGCGATCCTACAGATATTCTTTCTTCAACAAAAAAAGGATTGTATGTACAAAGCCTTAGCGGAGGAAGTGTAAATCCGGTAACCGGAGTATTCAATTTTACTTGTCGGGAAGCGTACCTCATCGAAAACGGAAAAAAAACGAAACCTGTTAAAGGAGCAACCTTAATTGGTTCTTGTCTCGACGTTATTTCAAACATCGATGCCGTTGGCAACGACCTTGACTTTGGTCCCGGAATTTGCGGTAAAGGTCAAATGGCAGAAGTTGATGCCGGTCAGCCTACGGTTCGAATAAGAGGAATTAATGTGGGGGGAAGCAGAAGCTAA
- a CDS encoding BNR-4 repeat-containing protein: protein MKPTLLLTLFSLVFLFACTSSTRKNTEKTPPLTPTIHTLSDDGAWCWFSDPRAIYTDANKIVTGWVKKDGSIEVASLNPATGEAKFNNIYPQFEFDDHDNPAFTMLPNSNVFTMFAWHAHDKGVVYNTTINGSDIKSFGENVVYKPKTEELLKKFPRETYTYANPFVLSEEDNKLFVFGRWIGFKPNLIISDDNGQSWSEQYVIMSDVPFTPNNRPYVKYYSDGKSKIHMIFTDGHPRVEPTNSVYYCYYEKGAFWKADGTKICNLSGLPFQVTDATVVYKANEETGRAWICDIVEKEGTPYILYTRHPQETDHRYYYTWYNAENQAWEDHEICKAGKWFPQTPEGETEREPHYMGNMTFNPNKTNEIYLSREINGVFEIEKRTTSDGGNSWDIVPITENSTLDNVRPYVPRYQPKDSKTVVLWMENKKYVHYTDYDCNIKYYIEP, encoded by the coding sequence ATGAAACCGACTCTTTTACTAACACTTTTTTCGCTTGTATTTCTTTTTGCATGCACTTCCTCAACACGGAAAAACACCGAAAAAACACCACCTTTAACTCCAACCATACATACACTTTCTGACGACGGTGCATGGTGCTGGTTTTCCGATCCGCGGGCAATTTACACCGATGCCAATAAAATTGTTACAGGATGGGTAAAAAAAGACGGATCGATAGAAGTGGCCTCACTAAATCCGGCAACAGGCGAGGCAAAATTCAACAACATTTATCCGCAATTTGAATTCGACGATCACGACAATCCTGCGTTTACCATGTTGCCCAACAGCAATGTTTTTACCATGTTTGCCTGGCATGCCCACGATAAAGGTGTAGTTTATAACACAACAATAAACGGTTCAGATATTAAAAGTTTTGGTGAGAATGTTGTTTATAAACCCAAAACCGAAGAGTTGCTGAAAAAATTTCCGCGCGAAACGTATACTTATGCCAATCCATTTGTATTAAGCGAAGAAGACAATAAACTGTTTGTATTTGGCCGCTGGATAGGTTTTAAACCCAACCTGATTATTTCAGACGACAACGGCCAAAGCTGGAGCGAACAATACGTGATAATGAGTGACGTTCCGTTTACACCCAACAACCGGCCTTACGTAAAATATTATTCGGATGGTAAATCAAAAATCCATATGATATTCACCGACGGACACCCGCGTGTTGAGCCAACCAACTCGGTTTATTATTGCTATTACGAAAAAGGTGCATTCTGGAAAGCTGACGGAACAAAAATCTGCAACCTCAGTGGACTGCCATTTCAGGTTACCGATGCAACGGTGGTTTACAAAGCCAATGAAGAAACCGGTCGGGCATGGATTTGCGATATTGTGGAAAAAGAAGGAACACCCTATATTTTGTACACCCGCCACCCGCAGGAAACAGATCATCGTTACTATTACACATGGTATAATGCCGAAAATCAGGCATGGGAAGATCATGAAATTTGTAAAGCAGGAAAATGGTTTCCGCAAACACCCGAAGGCGAAACAGAGCGCGAACCACACTACATGGGCAACATGACTTTCAACCCGAATAAAACCAACGAGATTTACCTTTCGCGCGAAATAAATGGTGTTTTTGAAATTGAGAAACGCACTACAAGCGATGGCGGAAATTCGTGGGACATTGTGCCAATTACGGAGAATTCAACCCTCGATAACGTCCGGCCATACGTTCCCCGCTATCAACCAAAAGATTCAAAAACGGTTGTACTATGGATGGAAAACAAAAAATACGTTCATTACACCGATTACGATTGTAACATAAAATACTACATTGAACCTTAA
- a CDS encoding putative oxidoreductase C-terminal domain-containing protein, giving the protein MKHLSTAAAALAILFSACTGGSQKSTDSKKEKNMFTGAKGEVKIMTLDPGHFHAALVQKSMYEQVDPVVNVYAPDGVDVVDHLTRIEGYNTRAENPTSWVEKVYKGDDYLEKMLIEKPGNVMVTAGNNGKKTDYILKTVEAGINVLADKPMVISPEEFPKLEKAFQLAEENGVLLYDIMTERHEITTMLQRELSQLPEVFGTLQKGTAENPAITKESVHHFFKYVSGNPLKRPVWYFDTKQQGEGIVDVNTHLVDLIQWEAFPEVVLSKEDVQIVSAKHWTTDLTPEMFKKSTSLDEYPEFLKKDIEGDILKVYCNGEINYTLKGVHAKASVIWNFEAPEGAGDTHYSIMRGTKCNLEIIQGEKEGYKPQLYIEATDVDPMEFAGSLNNAVTGLAETYPGISVKKIGDKKWAMNIPEKYKVGHEAHFGQVTEKYLQYLIDGKLPEWEVPNMIVKYYTTTEGLKAARK; this is encoded by the coding sequence ATGAAACATCTATCAACTGCAGCCGCGGCACTGGCAATTCTGTTTTCAGCATGCACGGGTGGCAGTCAAAAATCAACTGACTCTAAAAAGGAAAAGAACATGTTTACCGGAGCAAAAGGAGAAGTAAAAATCATGACCCTCGACCCGGGACATTTTCATGCTGCTTTGGTACAAAAATCAATGTACGAACAAGTTGATCCGGTTGTAAATGTTTATGCACCTGATGGTGTGGACGTTGTGGATCATTTGACACGAATTGAAGGATACAATACTCGTGCAGAAAATCCTACGTCGTGGGTTGAGAAAGTATACAAAGGCGACGATTACCTTGAAAAAATGCTTATCGAAAAGCCCGGTAATGTAATGGTAACTGCCGGGAACAATGGTAAAAAGACAGATTACATTTTGAAAACGGTTGAAGCAGGAATCAATGTATTGGCCGACAAACCCATGGTGATTTCGCCCGAAGAATTTCCTAAACTGGAAAAAGCTTTTCAGTTGGCAGAAGAAAACGGAGTTTTGTTGTACGATATAATGACCGAGCGTCATGAAATCACCACCATGCTGCAGCGCGAATTATCGCAATTACCTGAGGTTTTTGGAACCTTGCAAAAAGGAACGGCTGAAAATCCGGCCATCACAAAAGAAAGTGTGCACCACTTTTTTAAGTATGTTTCAGGGAATCCCCTAAAACGCCCGGTTTGGTATTTCGACACCAAACAGCAAGGCGAAGGAATTGTGGACGTAAATACTCACCTGGTTGATTTAATTCAGTGGGAAGCTTTTCCGGAGGTAGTTCTTTCAAAAGAAGATGTGCAAATCGTTTCAGCCAAACACTGGACTACTGATCTGACTCCTGAAATGTTTAAAAAATCTACTTCGCTGGATGAATATCCGGAGTTCCTGAAAAAAGATATTGAAGGAGACATTCTAAAAGTTTACTGCAACGGTGAGATCAATTACACACTAAAAGGTGTTCACGCAAAAGCATCAGTGATATGGAATTTTGAAGCACCTGAAGGTGCCGGCGACACCCACTACTCAATTATGCGCGGAACAAAGTGTAACCTGGAAATTATTCAGGGCGAAAAGGAAGGTTACAAACCGCAGCTTTATATTGAAGCTACTGATGTGGATCCAATGGAATTTGCCGGAAGTCTGAATAATGCAGTAACAGGTCTGGCAGAAACTTACCCGGGAATTTCAGTGAAAAAGATCGGCGACAAAAAGTGGGCGATGAATATTCCTGAGAAATATAAAGTTGGCCATGAAGCGCATTTCGGACAGGTAACTGAAAAATATCTGCAATACCTTATTGACGGGAAACTACCGGAATGGGAAGTGCCAAATATGATTGTAAAATACTACACAACTACTGAGGGCTTAAAGGCTGCACGAAAGTAG
- a CDS encoding glycoside hydrolase family 2 TIM barrel-domain containing protein, translating into MTKRATILFFILTFNLSSFSQQVDFLPNDWHNPAVFEKGQNEPHAFHIPFASADDAIQNMPRKCANYQLLNGQWKFKWVETPKQVPEDFWQPGFDAAEWDEIKVPSNWQMEGYGHPKFRNVAISFENDPPNIPDYYNPTGCYKKIFTVPENWQKKEVMLRFEGIKSASYIWVNGQRVGYNQGGFEPAEFNITPYLEKGENDLAVQVIRFSDGSYLENQDMWRLSGIFRDVKLYAQPKTFIHDHYVVTDFDEEYKDATLTVETTIQNQLPEVETGEVTVDVYDLDGRSILKEGSLRQGFEVDSMGNIKVQLSTLVVNPPQWSAEFPNLFIMLVQLKNAGGKITEAFTQKIGFREVEYKDKILTVNGVPVKLNGVNSHMHHPEHGQTVPLETLKQDLLLMKQHNINCVRTCHYPPSPEYIALADELGIYIFNEVGDEAHNNTWLSEKPEWTEMYRDRSRKLVYRDRNHPAVIVWSAGNESGSGQNIFEVIKTGKAIDPSRPAWMYGGNEFYIPFEDLVGPRYWVPVDYKNLAQGKVLPANDMRASFMDEYLAATGNGLGGMDEYWEYIWKYPRLTGGAIWDWISPGIKTPRWILPDLSTYKNDGQIMGRPMFQQGVYGWGLEFSGHDDWVEFYRDPSLDITGNGLTIDFWVKPSEIPQPNVFIAKGAHGYGIQMADAETLEFYVFGNERISDKTKVGEKFYENWHRITGIYNGSQLQLYIDNKRVAATSFAGNISSTPFPLCIGRETETQDQGEHSGRLSKMVIDDVRVYNRAVNINNIGKEKDGLVLHLNFEEDEKEGDFYAVGLGGRTYGIIWPDRTVQPEIKQIKRSGQPIKIEAIDIENGVLKVTNRHHFKNLNELEGFWQIKVDGEPSQRGFFDCDIPAGETGEVTIDYRRPRIESKTECLLEVSFILKGDESWAPKGHEIAWEQFKVPADFYFVDEEINKQKVSASEDENYIRINGDDFNYTIDKKTGSFVSLKYKGVEYLAGGPEFMVWRAPLANDIDPWGSYMFGTGNITPGMGRSIDNQLRTLGMRDLVAEVEEYELFQLKDNELVVKMDVFASSSLDPAKRKDQWFFYSAFEQKQTWTFLADGSIQFDQEIIPHGPMPDMLQKVGLQFQLPKSFSNVQWYGRGPFENYPDRKTGARVGLYHSTADSMYVPYIIPQEYGNRSDVRWLKVHNDDDHGLLIKGNELLNFSLHKYTTDNLSRAMYTYQLEEAPNTILNVDYEVSGVGGTAIRQLQKYRVRPDVKKYTITIKPF; encoded by the coding sequence ATGACGAAACGAGCGACCATCTTGTTCTTTATTCTCACATTTAATCTCAGTTCTTTTTCGCAACAAGTTGATTTCCTTCCAAACGACTGGCATAATCCGGCCGTCTTTGAAAAAGGGCAAAATGAGCCGCATGCTTTTCATATTCCTTTCGCATCGGCTGATGATGCCATTCAGAACATGCCGCGGAAATGCGCGAATTACCAGTTGCTGAACGGGCAGTGGAAATTCAAGTGGGTGGAAACGCCAAAACAGGTGCCGGAAGATTTTTGGCAACCCGGTTTTGATGCAGCAGAATGGGATGAAATAAAAGTCCCTTCCAACTGGCAAATGGAAGGCTACGGACATCCGAAATTTCGGAATGTGGCCATATCTTTCGAGAACGATCCGCCGAATATTCCTGATTATTACAATCCAACCGGTTGTTACAAAAAGATATTTACTGTTCCTGAGAACTGGCAGAAAAAAGAGGTAATGTTGCGTTTTGAAGGCATAAAATCGGCCTCCTATATTTGGGTGAACGGGCAGCGTGTTGGCTACAATCAGGGCGGATTTGAGCCGGCAGAATTCAATATTACACCGTATCTTGAAAAAGGAGAGAATGATCTGGCCGTTCAGGTGATTCGCTTTTCCGATGGTTCGTACCTCGAGAACCAGGATATGTGGCGCTTATCGGGTATTTTTCGTGATGTAAAATTGTATGCACAACCAAAAACATTTATACATGACCACTATGTAGTAACCGATTTTGATGAAGAATATAAGGATGCAACATTAACGGTAGAAACCACAATTCAAAATCAATTACCGGAAGTAGAAACAGGAGAAGTTACTGTTGATGTTTACGATCTCGATGGCCGGTCGATTTTAAAAGAGGGGTCTCTGAGACAAGGTTTTGAAGTTGATTCAATGGGTAATATTAAGGTACAGTTATCAACTTTGGTGGTTAATCCGCCGCAGTGGTCGGCAGAGTTCCCGAATCTTTTTATAATGCTGGTGCAGCTAAAAAATGCTGGCGGAAAAATAACCGAAGCTTTCACGCAAAAAATCGGTTTTCGTGAGGTGGAATACAAGGATAAAATTCTGACAGTAAACGGTGTTCCGGTAAAACTGAATGGAGTAAACAGCCACATGCATCATCCGGAGCACGGGCAGACAGTGCCACTGGAAACGTTGAAGCAGGATTTGTTGCTGATGAAACAGCACAACATTAACTGTGTGCGTACTTGTCATTATCCGCCGTCGCCTGAATATATTGCTCTGGCTGATGAACTCGGTATCTATATTTTTAATGAAGTTGGCGATGAGGCACACAACAATACATGGTTATCTGAAAAGCCGGAGTGGACCGAAATGTATCGCGACCGATCGCGCAAGTTGGTGTATCGCGATCGCAATCATCCGGCAGTGATTGTTTGGAGTGCCGGAAACGAATCGGGCAGCGGACAAAATATCTTCGAAGTGATAAAAACAGGCAAAGCGATTGATCCCAGCCGCCCGGCATGGATGTATGGAGGAAATGAGTTTTATATTCCTTTCGAGGATTTGGTGGGGCCGCGTTATTGGGTGCCGGTGGATTATAAAAACCTGGCGCAGGGCAAAGTGTTGCCTGCCAACGATATGCGGGCATCGTTTATGGACGAGTACCTGGCCGCAACCGGAAATGGCCTGGGCGGCATGGACGAATATTGGGAATATATTTGGAAATACCCTCGTTTAACAGGTGGTGCCATTTGGGATTGGATTAGTCCCGGCATAAAGACGCCGCGTTGGATTTTACCCGATCTTTCTACATACAAAAACGATGGTCAGATAATGGGACGACCGATGTTTCAGCAAGGCGTTTACGGTTGGGGACTGGAATTCTCGGGGCACGACGATTGGGTGGAATTTTACCGTGATCCAAGCCTTGATATTACCGGAAATGGGCTGACTATTGATTTTTGGGTGAAACCATCCGAAATTCCACAACCTAATGTTTTTATTGCCAAAGGTGCGCACGGCTATGGCATTCAAATGGCCGATGCCGAAACGTTGGAATTTTATGTGTTTGGAAACGAACGTATTTCGGACAAAACAAAAGTCGGCGAAAAATTTTATGAAAACTGGCACCGTATCACCGGCATTTACAACGGAAGTCAACTGCAGCTTTACATCGATAATAAACGAGTTGCTGCAACTTCGTTTGCGGGAAATATTAGTTCAACACCTTTTCCGCTGTGTATTGGTCGCGAGACTGAAACACAGGATCAGGGAGAACACTCGGGACGTTTGTCAAAAATGGTGATCGATGATGTGCGGGTGTATAACCGCGCTGTAAATATCAATAATATTGGGAAAGAAAAAGATGGGCTGGTGCTCCATCTGAATTTTGAAGAAGATGAAAAAGAAGGTGACTTTTATGCAGTCGGTTTGGGCGGAAGAACCTATGGGATTATATGGCCCGACAGAACGGTTCAGCCTGAAATCAAGCAAATAAAACGATCGGGGCAGCCCATTAAAATTGAAGCGATTGATATTGAAAATGGCGTACTGAAAGTGACTAACCGTCATCATTTTAAAAACCTGAATGAGCTGGAAGGTTTTTGGCAAATTAAAGTTGACGGCGAACCCAGTCAGCGTGGATTTTTCGATTGTGATATTCCGGCTGGCGAAACAGGAGAAGTTACCATTGATTACCGTCGTCCAAGAATTGAATCGAAAACAGAATGTCTGCTTGAGGTTTCGTTTATACTAAAAGGTGATGAAAGCTGGGCGCCAAAAGGACATGAAATTGCATGGGAGCAGTTCAAGGTTCCTGCCGACTTTTATTTCGTTGACGAAGAAATAAATAAGCAGAAAGTATCGGCTAGCGAGGATGAGAATTATATACGAATCAACGGAGATGATTTTAATTATACGATCGATAAGAAAACAGGAAGTTTTGTGTCGTTAAAATACAAGGGAGTTGAGTATCTGGCAGGCGGACCGGAATTTATGGTTTGGCGTGCTCCCCTTGCCAACGATATCGATCCGTGGGGAAGTTACATGTTTGGTACCGGCAATATTACACCGGGAATGGGGCGTAGTATCGATAACCAGCTGCGCACCCTTGGAATGCGGGACCTGGTTGCCGAAGTGGAAGAATACGAGCTGTTTCAGTTGAAGGATAATGAGTTGGTGGTAAAAATGGATGTGTTTGCCAGCTCCAGTCTCGATCCGGCCAAACGAAAAGACCAGTGGTTTTTTTATTCGGCATTCGAGCAAAAACAAACCTGGACATTTTTAGCTGACGGAAGTATTCAGTTTGACCAGGAAATTATCCCGCACGGACCAATGCCGGATATGCTGCAAAAGGTAGGTTTGCAGTTCCAGTTGCCAAAAAGCTTTAGCAATGTGCAGTGGTATGGTCGTGGCCCGTTTGAAAACTACCCCGACCGCAAAACCGGGGCAAGAGTTGGATTGTATCATTCAACTGCCGACTCAATGTATGTGCCTTATATTATTCCGCAGGAGTATGGGAACCGAAGCGATGTCCGCTGGCTAAAAGTGCATAACGACGACGATCATGGATTACTGATAAAAGGAAATGAGCTGTTGAATTTTAGCCTGCATAAATACACCACCGATAACTTGTCGAGAGCCATGTATACTTATCAGTTGGAGGAGGCACCGAATACCATTTTAAATGTGGATTACGAAGTTTCGGGAGTTGGAGGAACCGCTATCCGCCAGTTGCAAAAATACCGGGTGCGCCCCGATGTGAAAAAGTATACGATTACTATCAAGCCGTTTTAA
- the queG gene encoding tRNA epoxyqueuosine(34) reductase QueG: MQQQLKQKIQSLGFLDSAILPVSFLDEEEPRLKSWLENDMHGEMSYMNRNIDKRLNPSLLVENAKTIIVVLLNYFPKTTQKDQTAPVLSKYAYGTDYHFVMKDKLKELLRFIQKEIAPCSGRPFVDSAPVLERAWARKAGLGWVGKNSNIISPQHGSFFLIGELIIDIELPYDDPKLVRDHCGRCTKCIDACPTKAIVADRVVDARRCISYQTIEVRGEMDNNLKGQFENRVFGCDICQDVCPWNLKSEPHNEPELKPHPKLLALQKMDWENMERPLFNKLFKNSAVKRTGYRGLQRNMHFLSDQENLNDK; encoded by the coding sequence ATGCAACAGCAACTAAAACAAAAAATACAATCACTCGGATTTCTCGATTCTGCCATTCTTCCGGTTTCGTTTTTGGATGAAGAAGAACCACGCCTGAAAAGCTGGCTTGAAAACGATATGCATGGCGAAATGAGCTACATGAATCGTAACATTGATAAACGGCTAAATCCGTCGTTGCTGGTTGAGAATGCCAAAACAATTATTGTTGTGCTGCTAAACTATTTCCCCAAAACTACGCAGAAAGATCAAACAGCGCCGGTGCTTTCGAAATATGCTTACGGCACCGACTATCATTTTGTAATGAAAGACAAACTGAAGGAGTTGCTTCGGTTTATTCAGAAAGAAATCGCACCATGCTCGGGACGACCATTTGTTGATTCGGCACCTGTATTGGAACGTGCCTGGGCACGGAAAGCAGGTCTTGGCTGGGTAGGAAAAAACAGCAACATCATATCTCCACAACATGGTAGTTTCTTCTTGATCGGAGAACTGATAATCGATATTGAGTTGCCATACGACGATCCAAAACTTGTGCGCGACCATTGCGGGCGATGCACAAAATGTATTGATGCCTGCCCTACAAAAGCCATTGTTGCCGACCGCGTTGTTGATGCCAGAAGATGTATCTCGTATCAAACCATTGAAGTGCGTGGAGAAATGGATAACAACCTAAAAGGCCAGTTTGAGAACCGGGTGTTTGGCTGCGATATTTGCCAGGATGTGTGCCCGTGGAATTTAAAATCGGAACCGCATAACGAGCCGGAACTAAAACCTCATCCCAAACTTTTAGCGCTGCAAAAAATGGATTGGGAAAATATGGAACGCCCACTGTTTAACAAGCTTTTCAAAAACTCGGCAGTTAAACGTACTGGTTACAGAGGACTGCAACGGAATATGCACTTTTTAAGCGATCAAGAAAATCTCAACGATAAATAA